A section of the Citrus sinensis cultivar Valencia sweet orange chromosome 8, DVS_A1.0, whole genome shotgun sequence genome encodes:
- the LOC102618269 gene encoding protein trichome birefringence-like 12 isoform X1, producing the protein MPAAAAKPPPSSLFPYLILLSILLLFLYSSLLSPPTAKTLSFHSTPCNLFSGKWVLQHPSTHKSLYNETCPFQRNAWNCLRNQRPNMGTINSYKWVPETCDLPRINPVKFLSLMRNKNIGFVGDSLNENFIVSFLCVLRAADSGAKKWKRKGAWRGGYFPKFNVTVAYHRAVLLANYRWQPKQSSVGEEEGVEGVYRVDVDIPAVDWANITKFYDVLIFNTGHWWGFDKFPKDRPLVFYRAGKPINPPLEMMDGLKVVLENMVSLIEKEVPSKTLKFWRLQSPRHFYGGEWNQNGSCLFDKPLQGEQLDLWFDPSNNGVNKEARQLNLLIQEALQGTSIQVLDLTHLSEFRADAHPAIWLGKKDAVAVWGQDCMHWCLPGVPDTWVDILSELIRNSFETRQ; encoded by the exons AtgccagcagcagcagcaaagCCACCACCATCTTCACTCTTCCCTTACCTGATTCTCCTCTCCATCCTCCTCCTCTTTCTCTACTCCTCTCTCCTTTCACCACCCACCGCCAAAACCCTCTCTTTCCATTCTACCCCTTGCAATCTTTTTTCGGGCAAATGGGTCCTCCAACACCCGTCCACCCACAAATCCTTGTACAACGAGACGTGCCCATTTCAGAGGAACGCTTGGAACTGTCTTAGGAACCAGAGACCCAACATGGGTACCATCAATTCTTACAAATGGGTGCCCGAAACTTGTGATTTGCCCCGGATCAATCCGGTTAAGTTTCTGAGCCTTATGAGGAATAAGAATATTGGGTTTGTTGGTGACTCtctgaatgaaaattttattgtttcgtTTTTGTGTGTGCTTCGTGCGGCTGATTCTGGTGCCAAGAAGTGGAAGAGGAAAGGTGCTTGGAGAGGAGGGTATTTTCCTAAGTTTAATGTTACCGTTGCGTATCATCGAGCCGTTTTGCTTGCTAACTATAG GTGGCAGCCAAAACAGTCTTCAGTTGGTGAAGAAGAGGGAGTGGAAGGAGTATATCGAGTAGATGTTGATATTCCTGCAGTTGATTGGGCAAATATCACCAAGTTCTATGATGTTCTTATATTCAACACTGGCCACtg GTGGGGCTTCGATAAATTCCCGAAAGACAGACCGCTGGTATTTTACCGTGCAGGGAAACCGATAAATCCTCCGCTTGAGATGATGGATGGACTTAAAGTTGTTCTAGAAAATATGGTCTCACTCATAGAGAAAGAAGTTCCTAGCAAGACACTGAAGTTTTGGCGGTTGCAATCACCAAGGCATTTTTATGGTGGCGAGTGGAATCAAAACGGCAGTTGCTTGTTCGATAAACCACTTCAAGGAGAGCAG CTTGATTTGTGGTTTGATCCCAGCAACAATGGAGTAAACAAAGAAGCGAGGCAACTTAATCTTCTGATTCAAGAGGCATTGCAAGGCACAAGTATTCAAGTACTTGATCTGACTCATTTGAGTGAATTCAGAGCAGATGCCCATCCAGCTATCTGGTTGGGAAAGAAGGATGCTGTGGCAGTCTGGGGTCAGGACTGCATGCATTGGTGCCTACCGGGGGTTCCAGATACATGGGTTGATATATTGTCAGAACTGATACGTAATAGCTTTGAAACACGGCAATGA
- the LOC102618269 gene encoding protein trichome birefringence-like 12 isoform X2, whose product MPAAAAKPPPSSLFPYLILLSILLLFLYSSLLSPPTAKTLSFHSTPCNLFSGKWVLQHPSTHKSLYNETCPFQRNAWNCLRNQRPNMGTINSYKWVPETCDLPRINPVKFLSLMRNKNIGFVGDSLNENFIVSFLCVLRAADSGAKKWKRKGAWRGGYFPKFNVTVAYHRAVLLANYRWQPKQSSVGEEEGVEGVYRVDVDIPAVDWANITKFYDVLIFNTGHWWGFDKFPKDRPLVFYRAGKPINPPLEMMDGLKVVLENMVSLIEKEVPSKTLKFWRLQSPRHFYGGEWNQNGSCLFDKPLQGEQQQWSKQRSEAT is encoded by the exons AtgccagcagcagcagcaaagCCACCACCATCTTCACTCTTCCCTTACCTGATTCTCCTCTCCATCCTCCTCCTCTTTCTCTACTCCTCTCTCCTTTCACCACCCACCGCCAAAACCCTCTCTTTCCATTCTACCCCTTGCAATCTTTTTTCGGGCAAATGGGTCCTCCAACACCCGTCCACCCACAAATCCTTGTACAACGAGACGTGCCCATTTCAGAGGAACGCTTGGAACTGTCTTAGGAACCAGAGACCCAACATGGGTACCATCAATTCTTACAAATGGGTGCCCGAAACTTGTGATTTGCCCCGGATCAATCCGGTTAAGTTTCTGAGCCTTATGAGGAATAAGAATATTGGGTTTGTTGGTGACTCtctgaatgaaaattttattgtttcgtTTTTGTGTGTGCTTCGTGCGGCTGATTCTGGTGCCAAGAAGTGGAAGAGGAAAGGTGCTTGGAGAGGAGGGTATTTTCCTAAGTTTAATGTTACCGTTGCGTATCATCGAGCCGTTTTGCTTGCTAACTATAG GTGGCAGCCAAAACAGTCTTCAGTTGGTGAAGAAGAGGGAGTGGAAGGAGTATATCGAGTAGATGTTGATATTCCTGCAGTTGATTGGGCAAATATCACCAAGTTCTATGATGTTCTTATATTCAACACTGGCCACtg GTGGGGCTTCGATAAATTCCCGAAAGACAGACCGCTGGTATTTTACCGTGCAGGGAAACCGATAAATCCTCCGCTTGAGATGATGGATGGACTTAAAGTTGTTCTAGAAAATATGGTCTCACTCATAGAGAAAGAAGTTCCTAGCAAGACACTGAAGTTTTGGCGGTTGCAATCACCAAGGCATTTTTATGGTGGCGAGTGGAATCAAAACGGCAGTTGCTTGTTCGATAAACCACTTCAAGGAGAGCAG CAACAATGGAGTAAACAAAGAAGCGAGGCAACTTAA